Genomic DNA from Candidatus Kryptobacter tengchongensis:
AAAAGTTTTTCCGCCCCTTGCTTTTCGCATGTTTCCAAGAATCTTCTCAAAGTCTTGAACTAAAACCGCAAATTCAACAAACTTTTGACTTAATCTTTCTACGAAATCTTCTTTTTCAATTATCTCATATAGTTCTCTTTTGATTTCATCCTTTCGGCTTTCCATCCATGATAGAGCTAATTCTCTGATCGCTTCTCTCTCATACTTTTTAAAAACATTTGTTGCTTCCTCATCAAATCTCATCAAGACCTCACCAAAATTTCTCCTCACATATTCCTTGCTTAGATTCAAATTACTCCACGTTTCATTTATGATTTGATCTACCGATGGTATTATGTTTTTAGCAAAAATCAATTCCTCTCTCATTTGATAGTTTTTTCAAATATAAAAAAATTTCCACAAAATTCATCTTGACCTGTCAAATTTTTTTGTTATCTTTTGAAAAAAAACAAATAACGAAAAATGAAAGAAATCGTAAGATTTATTTTAATCCCGATCCTCGCTCTAAATTTCTCCAACGGACAAACAAAATTTGATTCAATTTCAGC
This window encodes:
- a CDS encoding EcoRII C terminal, which produces MREELIFAKNIIPSVDQIINETWSNLNLSKEYVRRNFGEVLMRFDEEATNVFKKYEREAIRELALSWMESRKDEIKRELYEIIEKEDFVERLSQKFVEFAVLVQDFEKILGNMRKARGGKTFEKVLVKLLNYIGIKCETPAGKFKEKLKRVDIVIPSSAVALKTPDKAIFLTCKRTLRERWKQEVPQARLNQRIYLIT